The Equus caballus isolate H_3958 breed thoroughbred chromosome 19, TB-T2T, whole genome shotgun sequence DNA window ATGGTGTGAACATgtgatttttatatgtatttgtcaATGTTTGGATCAGTTTGTATTTCTTGTGTGTACCGTCCTATGGCTTGGTGCATGTGGAATACACACATGCTGACATGTGGACCTATGCGGGCCTAGTTCCAAATGACCTGAAAGGAATATTGTGGTAACTGAACATTGGCACGTAAATGCAACATACGGATATGATCCCTGGGGGGGATGTATGTGGGACTGCCCTCGGGATTTTATGTTGCGTAGGTAAACCGGGGAGGTGATTTGCACTGTGCTAATAACAAATCAGCTTATTTATGGGTCACTGTGAGTGACTCCCTTACAAGCTACATTACAGAAATATTTGTCTGTGGTCTGACATCCATGTGGCACTATAGTCTGAGTTGATAATAGCTGAGCCACCCTCTCTATAGGTAATATATGAGAAGAACGGCATGGTTGAAAATATGCTAAAGGGCTTAAAGAAAGCAATTACAAAACCTCCTAAAAATCTAGTTTGAACTAACAAGTACAACAAGTAAACTGTGTTTACAGTTTCAAACTCTGATTCAGTAACCTACTTGAAAACCACTACCTGGTTTATTCCTTTTACAATAACAAAcccaaagtttttattttactaaagtATATGGGTTAATCCtttgttttctgtcctttctGAAATATGTATAATTACAAAATCACTCCATACCACCTCTGCTGTATGGTAATGTTTGGTCTATAAGGAGGATGCTAGAACACTGGGGGAGCAAGAAGCCGAGTCCATAGAGGATTTATTTATAACCTCTTTGCTTCAGTAGAAAGCTACATTCTTCTGGTTTTGTCTAGTTATGTGCATTAAGTATTTCGAATGCAGAAAACAGCTCAAAGAGGACATTCATGCTGATTCGGGCTCACAGTTGATCATCTGAGTAAATGACCTCAATTAAACCGAGGAGGCGAAAGGAAGCACTTCCTGGAGCTACCACGCAACACATTCGGGCGGGACCCATCACCTTCGCGAACACCCCGGGGTGGTGGCGGAGCCGCAGGCCACTGGGCTTTGGCAGCGACTCAAAGAGGCGCAGGGAACGCACTCCAGCGGGgtgcgggggcggccccgggctgCGGCGTCCCCGCCCTCCGCCGCGAGCCCCTGATTGGGTCCGCACCGTCGCCCCCGCTCCAGCCGGCTCCCCGCCGGGGCAGCGAGCCCAGCCGAGCCGAGCGCGGGCTGCCGGGTCCTCGCCCAAGATTTAAAACGAGCAAGTTTTGTTCTTGAGACCAATGACTGTCGCTCCGATGTTGGGAGGAAAGCCGACGCCTGCTTTAGGAGTTTAACAAGCTGGGGTTACACTTGGTGAGTTTTGCTTTAAGCTCTCTTTGAAATTATACTGGGTTTGAAGGTAAAATCATTGGCGAGCGGGGTGATCCCCTCTCCACTGTAGTTTTGTAACGAACCGCTGTAGTGAAGCTTTAGTTTGCTGTAAATTagagtttcctttctttgtcatttaggtccCCAGAAGCTCAAGGCGTAAGTGGTGTGACAGGAGATCTTTACAAGGCTAGCCTGCCCTTAGAACTCTTGctccaaaaaggaaaataagatgttCAGAGAACGGCAACTCAGTCCAAACTTACCTCCCAGAGATGAGGAACTGTTGCTTGTTCTGAACGAATGCATCATTAGTCCCACACACTGGACCTAATGAAAAGTGTATTGAGACCAGTTGTTTCATATGGAAACGCATCTATTAAGAGGTGATCGATCGTCTGATTAAAAACATTGCTCTGCAGCCGACCGCATCCCAGCTGGGGCCGAGGCCCCTCGTGGGTGGAAATCTTGTCTTCCTTCCGGATCGCCGAAAGGGGGAAGTTCTAGCACGCTCGGCGGGGATAAACCTCATCTCCTCGGATGGTTTGTTCTTTGTGCCGGGGACCGGAGACGGGCTCCCTGGGCGTGCAGGGAGGGCTCCGGGCCACCGAGCCTCTGCCCCGCCCTGCCCGGTCCCTGCCCGGCCGGACAGCCCCGCCCCGCGGCGCCGCGCCTCCTGGCCGGAGCAGCTCTCGGGCTCCGGGAAAGGAGACTCGGGGTCTCTTCTGCTCCCTCTTGGTCCAGGTGAGGGCTCTGAAGGGCCGAGAGGGGAAGagagtctccaggaggcgacggCACGTTCTTCCACTCGGGGCTCCAGGACTGTAGGTTGGGACGCGCGCGGGGGCCGGGGAGCGCCGCTGGAGAGGCACCCGGCCCGGCCCGCTGACCCGGCCCGGCGTCGGGAAGCTGGGCCGGCCCTGCTCGCCGCGGGGGAGCGCTGCCCGCGGCCGAAAGCGCGGCGGGGAAGGAGGGCGCCTTCCCTCCCCGGAGCGCCTTTGTTCGGCCCGGCCTGCGGGCGGGCGCCCGGCGGCCGTGACCCCGGGCCGAGCCGTCGCCCAGGTGCGCCAGGTAGGCTGGGGGCCCCGGGGCTCCGGTTGGGGTCGAGATTCCCGGGGCCGGCGGGGTTCCCCTCCCTACGGGGCTCCCGGGAGGCGGCCGCCGCGCCGCGATGCCGAAACCGGCCGGAGCGCGGGAGTCAGCGGGCGCACGGCGCGCCCTGCGGGCCTCGGTTTCTGGCCGGGGGCTCCCCACCTGGCTGCCGCCCTGGGCTGCCGGGGTGAATTCGGGCAGAAGGCCCGCGTCGGGGTGGGAATTAGAAAACCGCCAGACTGGGGCAGCTTTCGGCGAGTTACTGGCAGGGGAAATGGAGACGAGGAAGTGGGCAGGCCCGGGAAACTAGGAAACGAGACCTCTCTAGCGGGGAggtctttctacttttctttgattgtgcagaattttattttgcatCCTAATGTGACAGAGTCAGTTGCGCTTACTCAGATACTGTATAGGTCAAACTAGCAACTTTGCATCCGACTCTGACTACACACCCtacaattttttctttcccagtGTTGGTTTTCATAGGTTATGGATCGTGTTAAAGGGACACCAATGTCGTAACCGCATAGTGGCTTAGTGGCAGCTAGTAGCTCATATTTAGGGTAATTCTCTGATGAAAGTACATCCATTAGAATTGGATTTGTTCCTCTGTGCCTTTATTTTGGGAAACTTTGCCTGGTCCctatgggggaagggagagggatgTAAGAAGATGAAGCTGACCCAGAAAAGGATGATTGAAGGTACTTGTATTTAGTGGCCATCCTGAACTTTCTGAAAGGGTGATTGGTGATTAGCTGCTGAGGTTTTAACTTTCTCCAAAGAAACTTAGGGTAGATTTTAGTTCTTGTCATGGGGTGGCTCTCTGTGTCCTTTACTCCTTCTCCCACAGGCATGCCCcctcagtatttattgagcatcctcTGAGGAGGAAGCTGACTCATTCTGACCCATCTCGGTCTTCAGGGGATCATGGTGACACCTGAAAATGGGGATGAGTGTTATGACTCATGTtcaagctgaagctcagagaagctgtTCCTGAGGAAGTGAGAAATGAAGGATGATTGGGAGACATAGATGATATTCCACATAAAGTGCTTtgcccacacacacaaacacatacacacacaaaactcaGAAGGTGGGGAAGAAGTTTCAAAGTAAAGTGCAGGCTCTAGCAAGTAAAAATGTCAAGTTACATTTCCTTAAAATCGAGATCAATTTTCCCTTTTATGAAAGACTGGTTCAAATGATGAGAttgtaagaaaaggaaataactttctaattcttAAATATAGAACAGCGTGAATAACAACACATGACCCATTTGAACTGGGTCATCTTTTAAAATGGGTCACTTTGGCTAGAATCACTGCACTTGGTGACTTTCAAATTGTAGAGTTGGAGTTCTTTCTGAGGACCAGCTGCACTAGGAGCCACCTAACAGAACATAGGATGTGGTAGAAAGAGACTGGGAGAAATTCAGGAGGAAATGGTCTCTTCTCAAAGTGACAGAATGAATCCTGTCTTTTAGGAATTTTGTATGCGTTCCACTCAATAGGTCTAAGATTTGCGTTTTATGGCACATTATACTAccttttttggattatttttatagccattattttattccattgttagAATGATCTTGTGAGGAGATGCACACATTTTATCTATGTTCCAGAAATTGAGGAATAGCAAATTATTACAAGAGCTCTGCCATTTGACACAGAATCCCTGCCAGCAAAGATTTAGCCGGAACAGTGTAAATCTAGAATGTTTTTCTTATAGTATGCATATATATAGGTGCTATAAGAATCTTCAtatttaaaggttaaaaaaattgatCAGGTGAGATGTAAACTTGAATACACAAAAGtgattttgtacattttaatGCTGGACATTATGAGGCTGGCTTTGATCTGtaacttattttttaagatttatcttTCACAGTGAAGGCTATAATGCTAGAAGTTAAAACTAAACTTTAAAACTGAAGTTTCAGTTTTCTACAGAAAGGAATGTTCTTCCAAGTCTGCTGGCAATAAGCCCCCAAAAGTCTGAGTTCAAAGTACTATTATACAGCTCAAGATCTCCTCAGAtttcatattttatctcttttattcctttcctaCAACTCTTCCTACAACTTTTTGATAGTGCTCTACGCAAAGTAAGTTTAAACATTGTCTCAACTCCCATTTCCTTCTCCATAATTTACAGGGCTTTATAATTTTTTGGCTGTGACATCTTCACTGAAATGTATTTTGAAGCGTTTGTGGGAACCACATTGTTCTTTCCTGTCAGGAATAATGGAAGACCATGTTCCGTAAAACAGGGATGATAACTTCTGTTCTCAGTCTCAACAGTATTTGGGGTTTGTTAAGTGGCCCTTAGCAATCagatcagtatttttaaaaactcatatctaataaatatttttttgagaagAAGGATATTAAGAGTATAGCTCagcattttaaaaggaagataaCCCCTAAAGAATATTAGCCATCTACTAACTAAACCATCCTGGTAAAGATGCTTGAACAATTTCTAGAGAAGAGAAATTAGCATATATTGAACACTTGATCTGGACCATACCTTGTCAATAAATTATCTCAAATGATCCTCAGAAAACACTGTGTGGTACATGGTTTAGAGATAAGTGAAGCTCATGTGACCAGTAAATGGAAGCACCAAAATATAAATCTGCTTTTGTTCACATTCTAAAACTCTTGGCTTTTCCTCTCGCCTCcttcaggtccagattccaggtTGCACCAGAACATTTACTCACTCTGGTAGGAGATCTGCACAGGAAACACCTCTGCAGCCTTCCCAGCATCCTGTCTGTGGCCCACCACGCAGTACGTGATAAATTAATGTTTGTTGAGTTAATTAAATATAGCCATTACCTACTTTCAGGGCTGCCCAGCATAATGCTTGGAACAGGGTAGGTGCTTAATAATCGGTAGTTAACTTATTATAGGAAATGTTGATCAACTGAGACAGAAACGTGTTAAATATACCTCTTCTGTTTTatactatcatttatttttgtactCTGTAAACCTTCAATCAAATGTTGTTTCCAAATATATGGGACATATATTTGTCCCAGAATGAGACATCAATTGCCAGTGGACAACAGGCTTATATAACAGATTTATACTGGGTTATATTGTCACCTTATTTCTAAATCACTGTTTTTTATACCATATTGACCTCAGCTGTGTACgactcttctttcatttcatccAATACTTGCTTAAAGCATCCCCTCTGAGTCCTATACTTTttactttcctctctttccttcctccccacttttttttttttttttacctcctctGCCACTTTGGATCTCCACCCTTAAATCCCCCAATCTTCTTTGTGGAGGAAAGACTTTATGTACCCAAAGGACACAGACTCACAAGGCCACTTATACCCACTGTCTATGCTACTGGgatcaagaaaagaaagggaaaattgaGATGGAGGGTTTGGAAAAGGGTACGTtagtaaagaaaatgagaacaaacTGACAAAATGCATGTGGTAGCAAAATATAAATGACTCCAAACTTCAGACAGTGAAGCAAATTCTTTGCCTTCTTGGGTCACTTCTCTTGGCCCTGCCCCACCGGCTTCCCTGCCCTCCCATCCTGATGGGAGCTCCAGGAAGAGCAGCTGTGCCAGGACCAGGGAGGAAGGGCAGCTGAGGTGCTCAGGGATGGGGCTCGGAACCCATCAGCTGCTTCTGAGCTGCAACAAGGTCTGGAATTTTATGGAGGTTACATGGGTAACCCCATGTCTCGGTGCCTCCGTTTCTTCAAGATGGGGAGCTCATTTCTCCCTCATAggttgttgtgaggcttaaagTGTTACTATACGTGTACAGCATTCAGAACAGAGCCTGGTGCACGGTCAACACATCCATGTTAGTAACTGTTGTTAGAGTGGGCAAAAGGAGACAGGTGTTCTTCAGTAGGCAAGAACACAACTGACAGGAATCATTTAAAAGACCAAGCAACCCTGTCAACCCAAACAGCTCGACAATGAATACAGAGAGCCAAGCTAAGAAAAGCAAGTCTCTGATCTCTGCGACCTACTGTATATttcagcttttttgtttgtttcaaattcTGCATAATCACACTGGTTACTGGGAATTTTTAGTGACTTTTAATTAACTCCTCTGAAGTATAATAAGACTCTATAATCCCTTGTCACCAGTACCTCAGTGCTTGTATTTACTTAGGGCCTGTCTCCTTGTTTACTTGATATTTCCCTGTCTCACCAGCAAACAGAAATCTACACCCATGTTTAACTTATTAAAAAACATATAGCTTAATTTATGTGGGCGGGGAGCTTGTTACTGGATTCATACTGTAGGTTTTACAACCCAGGTTTTCCTTCTGTCCCAGCTCTATGCTTGTTAAGTTGGAATTTAAAGTCTTTGGACTAACATTGAATCAAGAACTAACTCTGTAAACGTATTCTTTGCAGAGTGATAACTCCAAGTGGATTCTAATCTTTGTCCTTGAGCCAGTTTTATAGACAAAGTCACAGCCACAAAACACCTGAAGACAGCAGTTGGGtaaaatttgtcctttttttacaGGCCTTATATTGGAAACACTCAAATttgaattaaagaataaaataccaagtGAGAGAATATCTAATTTTTCACACTTAAAATATGAGTTGTAAATTCAAATTTTAGgttgcttccttctttctggaGCAAATAGAACCAGTTGTGTCATAGCACCAATTACTACAACTAATTTACTAAGAAATACCTATGAAGATCAAGTTATAGCCTTTTCAGgctttttattcctgatttcttttAACATGGCTGTTTGGCTCCTGAGGATTTGTCCTCATTATGTTTAACAGAGAAAAGATGATCAAAACAAGCcaggaaaaaaatacttggaaTGTAGGACAAAATACAACATAGGGATGGGACGGAAATGTTATCCCTCTGTCCTTTGAGCTATGCCTGGACAGGAACCAAAAATCATCTCTCGCGTGGGACTTTAAGTAATACAATTTTAGACGTAAACGGTATAAAGTACTGAGgctttctgaaattttaattgtGACTTACTGGAGGAGCATCATTAGTTTATAGTCGTATTTGTTgcacttttaaattttgtgccccAGATGAGTGCCTCCCTTGCCTCTCCCTAACCCTGGCCCCAACAGTCAGTGAGCTTGTAGAGGGAATGGTCAAGATAG harbors:
- the B3GNT5 gene encoding lactosylceramide 1,3-N-acetyl-beta-D-glucosaminyltransferase isoform X3, encoding MVCSLCRGPETGSLGVQGGLRATEPLPRPARSLPGRTAPPRGAAPPGRSSSRAPGKETRGLFCSLLVQVQIPGCTRTFTHSGRRSAQETPLQPSQHPVCGPPRRMS
- the B3GNT5 gene encoding lactosylceramide 1,3-N-acetyl-beta-D-glucosaminyltransferase isoform X2, whose translation is MVCSLCRGPETGSLGVQGGLRATEPLPRPARSLPGRTAPPRGAAPPGRSSSRAPGKETRGLFCSLLVQVQIPGCTRTFTHSGRRSAQETPLQPSQHPVCGPPRNFWVR